One Maylandia zebra isolate NMK-2024a unplaced genomic scaffold, Mzebra_GT3a scaffold02, whole genome shotgun sequence DNA window includes the following coding sequences:
- the LOC101485270 gene encoding uncharacterized protein LOC101485270, producing MERGRLLSHCWALLFLHSSLTAAADLVNITAESGQNVTLSCRANNNNLVTFLEWSKHGLRKGYLLLYRDERFDLENQHPSFKNRVELQDRQMKDGDVALILKDVTLDDRGSYECRVETKMNRKKRANQDDDPIIIISLNVVPPGQPGGDEEDGGKKGQRSRNSILIVAVPTVLVFGVLAVQIYTKRKRQIQGPDDYQPPSEVMTI from the exons ATGGAGCGAGGACGGCTGCTGTCGCACTGCTGGGCTTTGTTGTTTCTCCACTCCTCCCTGACTGCTGCTGCAG ACCTCGTAAACATCACAGCTGAATCTGGACAGAACGTCACTTTGTCATGCagagccaacaacaacaacctcgTCACATTTCTTGAGTGGAGCAAACATGGTCTTAGGAAAGGATATTTACTTTTGTACCGGGATGAGCGGTTTGATCTAGAGAACCAGCATCCATCGTTTAAGAACCGAGTGGAGCtacaggacagacagatgaaggatggagacgtggCGTTGATACTGAAGGATGTGACGCTTGATGACCGTGGAAGTTACGAGTGTCGTGTTGAGACAAAAATGAACCGCAAAAAGAGAGCGAATCAGGATGACGaccccatcatcatcatcagcctgAATGTtgttcctccag GGCAGCCGGGAGGTGACgaggaggatggagggaagaAGGGACAAAGAAGTCGTAACAGTATTCTCATTGTGGCAGTTCCCACTGTTCTTGTCTTTGGTGTTCTTGCTGTACAGATCTACACAAAACGCAAAAGACAAATTCAGGGTCCAGATGACTACCAGCCTCCTTCTGAAGTGATGACTATTTGA